Genomic segment of Rhodococcus sp. W8901:
CGCCGCCAGTGTTGCAGCCGGGTCGAACGCCGGTCCGGGGATCACCATCGCGGCGCCGTGGCTGGTGCACGCGAGGTTTCCCATCACCATGCCGAAGCAGTGGTAGAAGGGCACCGGGATGCACACCCGGTCGCGCTCGGTGTAGCCGCACAGTTCACCGACGAAGTAGCCGTTGTTGAGGATGTTGTGGTGACTGAGCGTTGCACCCTTCGGGAATCCCGTTGTCCCGGAGGTGTACTGGATATTGATGGGCTCGTCGGCGGACAGTGCCGCCTGTGCCCGGGCGAGCGTCTCGGGACTGCCGGCGTGTGCGACCCGCCCGTCGGCGACCAGAGTGTCCCAGTCCGGGCCGCCCAGCAACAGCACATGCTCCAGGCGGGCACACTCTGGCCGGACCTGATCGATCATCGCCGCGTAGTCGGAGGTCTTGAACGACGGCGCGGCGACCAACATCCGGATCCCCGCCTGGTTCAGCACGTACTGCAGCTCGTGGGAGCGGTACGCGGGGTTGATGTTGACGAGGATCGCGCCGATCTTCGCGGTCGCGTACTGCACCAGGGTCCACTCGGCGCAGTTGGGAGCCCAGATGCCGACGCGGTCGCCCTTCACCACTCCGCGACCGAGCAGCCCCGACGCGACCGCGTCCACATCCGCCGCCAGTTCGCTGTAGGTCCATCGTCGTCCCGAACCGCGATCGATCAACGCGTCACGGTCGCCGTGCGCCGCGACCGTGCGGTCGAAGTTGTCGCCGATGGTGTCGCCCAGCATGGGCGCGTCCCACACTCCCGAGGCGTAGCTCGGCAGGGATCCTGACAGCGAAGTTGTGGTCATCGCGTTTCCTCTCCGGGCGCCGCCGCGGCGCCCACTGGGGAATCCCGGCGGTGCGGGCTTCCTCAACGTACTCGCTCGACTGTGATGTAGGACATAGTCGACTGTCGGGGGTGCCGACAACTGTTCAGAGTTCGAACACCCCCGACGTCGACCCCGGTCGGGGACCGGTTCAGAGCGCGCGGTCCTTCGTCTCGACCAGCGCCTTGGTGCACACGAAGCTGACGATGCCGAGCACCGCGAGCATGAGGCCGATCGCGAAGCTGCCGAAGGCAGAGGCGAGCGGCGCCGCGATCAGCGGCGGGACGGCGCCACCGAGCACGCCGGCCAGGTTGTAGCCGAGTCCGGCGCCGGTGTAGCGGTAGCGGGTGTGGAACATCTCCGGCAGGAGCGCACCACACGGTCCGTAGGCCATCCCGAAGATCGCGAGCGTGACGCACATCCCGATCACGAAGGCCACCGGGGACCCCGAGTCGAGGAGCGGGAACAGGACCAGCGCCCACCCGACCGCGAGGACGCAGGACAGCATGATGACCCGGCGGCGGCCGATCCGGTCCGAGTACAGCGCCGAGACGACGATCGCCGCACCGAACACGACGGCGGCGACGATGCCGACCACAAGCACGAAGGGGCGGCTGAAGCCGAGGGTCTTGGTTCCGTAGCTGGTGAGGAACGCGGTGCCCATGTAGAAGAACGCGAACAGGGTCGCGAGCGCGCCCGCCGAGAGCAGGATCTCCTTGGTCTGGTAACGCCACGCGTCGAGGAACGGAAGCGTCCGGGGACCGGCGTCGGCCGCGTCGATCTTCTGGTTGGCCCGGAACACCGGGGTCTCCTCGATGGCCAGGCGCATGTACAGCCCGATGCCGACGAGCACGATGGAGAACACGAACGGCACCCGCCAGCCCCACATGAGGAAGGCCTCGTTCGCATCACCGAGCACGGCGCCGGTGATGAGGAACGTGCTGCTCGACAGCACGAAAGCGATCGCCGGGCCCAACTGGGGGAACATCGCGTACAAGCCGCGCTTGTCCGGCGGCGCGTACTCGGCGGTGAGCAGAGTTGCGCCCGCCCACTCCCCGCCGACCGCGAAGCCCTGGCCGAATCGGAGCAGCACGAGGATGATCGGCGCGGCGACACCGATCGTCTCGGCGCCCGGCAGCAGGCCGATGAGGAGCGTCGAGATGCCCATCAGCAACAGGGTCGAGACGAGGGTCTTCTTGCGGCCGATCCGGTCACCGTAGTGCCCGAACAACATTGCGCCCACGGGCCGGGCGATGAACGCCACCGCGAAGGTCGCGAACGACGCGACCGTGCCGGCGGTGGAACCGAGCGCTGGGAAGAACACCGTCGGAAAGACCAGTGCGGCAGCGGTTCCGTAGATGAAGAAGTCGTAGAACTCGATCGTCGTTCCGATGCAACTCGCGATCGCCACCCTGCCCACGCCGGTGCGCGGAGGTGTGGCGTTCGCCGAGCCGACCGATGGCGACACAGTCGTCATGGATCCCTCTTCTCGAGCCGTGCGCGACGCCCCGATTGGCGTCAGCGACTGCGAGGAAAGGTAGTGATCCGGGTCACTGGCCAACTACCCCCGAAAAGGGGGTGGAGTGACGCCTGTCACTCAGCCGCCGTCGCCACGGGTGGTCTCCGGGCGATCACCACCGCGAGGATGCCACCCCAGAGCGCCGCGAACCACAGCGCCTCCAGCCCGACCAACCGGTGCGCGGTGGCCCCAAGGAAGGCGCCGACGACCATCGCCGCCCACAGCAGGAAATGCCGCACCCACCCCCACCGATCCCCGCCGGAGAACGCGGTGACCAGGCGCTGCCCCATCTTCACGAGACTGCCGGTCATGTAGGTGAGACTGATACTCACCTCGCCCTCCCGCTCGAACGTAGTGTTCTCCGCGCCCATCGCGGTGATCATCAGCGAGATCGCGACAGGCGTCCACCCGGCCAGGTGCGCGGTGGCGGCGAGGATCAGCAACATGGTCACGAGCGTCAGGACGGCCGACCTGTGGCGGATACCGAATCGGCGGCCGGTCACCGATCCGATCATCACACCGACGACGAACAGCGCGACGATCCCGGCGCCGGTCAGCGCGGTGGTCACCAGACCGTCGGCCGCGGAGACCGAGAGCTTGGTGGAATTGCCGCTCATGAAGGAAACGAAGAATCCGCCGAGCATGATGAAACCCATCGCGTCCACGAATCCGGCCAGACCGGAAAGGAATACCGCGACGACGAGCACGCCCCGTGGGTAGTGGACGACCACCCCTCCGACGATAAACCCACCCGGGCGGCACCCGGGTGGGTTCGGTCGTCAGTGCGTCGGTACGTCGGTCCGTCAGGCGGTGACCGTGTCTTCGTCCAGGCCGCACGCGCCACGCAGTTCCCGCGCGACCTCGCCCCACACCGTGGAGTAGGAGGCGATCCCGGGAGCGGCGATCCATTCGGCGTCTCCGGCCTGCGCCTTCTGCAACGCCTCGGCGAACAGATCCTGGTAGCGCGACAGACGCGGCACGAACGCGGACACGTCGTCGAACACGTCCTGCGCCTTCTTGTCGAGGGCAGCGAGCGAATCGAGGTCGGCGTCGCCGCCGGCAACGAGTTCGCGCAGCGGGCCGTCGAGCTCGAGGAAACGCTCGTGGATCTCGGCGATCGAGTCCTCGTCGATGGACACCCGCTCGGCGTCGAGCTGGTCGCCGAGCTCGGCCAGACCGGCATCGGTCAGCGTGAACGCGCCGTCACCGGTCTCCTCCGCCTTGCCCTGTGCGAGCAGCGCGTCACGCGCTGCCGCCGCGGACGCGGCGACGACGCCGAGCTGCGCGGCCAGGACGTCGGCCGTCACCTGCCCCTTCAACCGGATCGTCTGCAGCAGTGCCAGTTCGTCGACGTTGCCAGCGAAGGCCATCGTGTTCTCCTCGTGTGTGCGATAAGTCCAGGAGAAACCTACAACTCGAGGATGGTGGGCGGGGACGTCAGCGGGTCCGTACGCGAGGTGTCCTTGAGCGCGACGCCCGAACGTCCCAGTCGGTGCGCGCCGTCGACCAGCATCGACACCACCCGCGCCGCGTCCCGGTAGCCGAGGCCGTCGGGCGGGTGGATGTTGGACACACAGTTCCGGTCGGAGTCGGCGCGGCCGGGCCGGGGCCGGTGCGTGAGGTAGATCCCGAGGCTGTCGGCCACGGACAACCCGGGACGCTCGCCGATCACGACGATGAGGGTGCGCACGCCCAGCGCCTTCCCGATGTGGTCCCCGAGCGCGACGCGCGCGCCGGTCGCCACCACGGGCGGTGCGATGTGGTACCGGTCGGACAAGGCCTCGGCCAGTGCCCCCAGCAGTGGCACGCCGTGGTCGGTGAGGGCATGTGGGGACAACCCGTCGGCGAGGACGACGCCGATGTCCGCGTCAGTCCGGGCCACCGGCTCGAGCGTCTCCGGCACGCGGCCCAGGTCGGGGCGACGCAGGTACTCGCCGCGGTCGCGTACGCGACTGCGCACGACGGCCGGTGCGCCGAGCCCGACTCCGGCGACCCCCGCGGCGAAGGCGTCGACGTCGAGCGGTTCGTGCACCGCGTCCCGGGCGGCGGCGTGTGCGACCCGGAACTCGAGCACCCGGTCGGTGGGCAGCGAATCGCCGGCGCGGCCGAGGCCGATCCGCGCCTGGGTGCTGCGCCGCAGTTCGTCCCAGAAGTCCGTCATCGGCCGGTCACCAGTTCGCGTAGCGGCGACGAGTCCACGTCGGCGGGCAGGATCCGGCCGTCCGCGTCCGCCATGCCCAGGCGTTGCAGCCACGCCTCGAACTCGGGCGCCGGTCGCAGTCCGAGCACGCGCCGGACGTACAGCGCGTCGTGGAACGACAGGCTCTGATAGCCGAGCATCACGTCGTCGGCGCCGGGGACGGTGATGACGAAGGCCGTCCCGGCGGCGCCGAGCAGGGTGAGCAGGGTGTCCATGTCGTCCTGATCGGCCTCGGCATGGTTGGTGTAGCAGACATCGACACCCATCGGCAGACCCAGCAGCTTTCCGCAGAAGTGGTCCTCGAGTCCGGCCCGGACGATCTGCTTGCCGT
This window contains:
- a CDS encoding MFS transporter, which codes for MTTVSPSVGSANATPPRTGVGRVAIASCIGTTIEFYDFFIYGTAAALVFPTVFFPALGSTAGTVASFATFAVAFIARPVGAMLFGHYGDRIGRKKTLVSTLLLMGISTLLIGLLPGAETIGVAAPIILVLLRFGQGFAVGGEWAGATLLTAEYAPPDKRGLYAMFPQLGPAIAFVLSSSTFLITGAVLGDANEAFLMWGWRVPFVFSIVLVGIGLYMRLAIEETPVFRANQKIDAADAGPRTLPFLDAWRYQTKEILLSAGALATLFAFFYMGTAFLTSYGTKTLGFSRPFVLVVGIVAAVVFGAAIVVSALYSDRIGRRRVIMLSCVLAVGWALVLFPLLDSGSPVAFVIGMCVTLAIFGMAYGPCGALLPEMFHTRYRYTGAGLGYNLAGVLGGAVPPLIAAPLASAFGSFAIGLMLAVLGIVSFVCTKALVETKDRAL
- a CDS encoding YoaK family protein produces the protein MVVHYPRGVLVVAVFLSGLAGFVDAMGFIMLGGFFVSFMSGNSTKLSVSAADGLVTTALTGAGIVALFVVGVMIGSVTGRRFGIRHRSAVLTLVTMLLILAATAHLAGWTPVAISLMITAMGAENTTFEREGEVSISLTYMTGSLVKMGQRLVTAFSGGDRWGWVRHFLLWAAMVVGAFLGATAHRLVGLEALWFAALWGGILAVVIARRPPVATAAE
- the eutC gene encoding ethanolamine ammonia-lyase subunit EutC, whose amino-acid sequence is MTDFWDELRRSTQARIGLGRAGDSLPTDRVLEFRVAHAAARDAVHEPLDVDAFAAGVAGVGLGAPAVVRSRVRDRGEYLRRPDLGRVPETLEPVARTDADIGVVLADGLSPHALTDHGVPLLGALAEALSDRYHIAPPVVATGARVALGDHIGKALGVRTLIVVIGERPGLSVADSLGIYLTHRPRPGRADSDRNCVSNIHPPDGLGYRDAARVVSMLVDGAHRLGRSGVALKDTSRTDPLTSPPTILEL